A region of Saccharococcus thermophilus DNA encodes the following proteins:
- a CDS encoding YqzK family protein — protein MKALWQMVKVFLLFTGCTILFYYSLVWFNREYDNYHRYDEPQGSAIKVSTVESPSFDWFSRLLFFYRDGE, from the coding sequence ATGAAAGCGTTATGGCAGATGGTGAAAGTATTTCTTTTGTTTACGGGGTGTACGATTTTATTTTATTATAGTCTTGTATGGTTTAACCGCGAATATGACAATTACCACCGTTACGATGAACCACAAGGATCGGCCATAAAAGTTTCGACTGTTGAAAGCCCGTCATTCGACTGGTTTAGTCGGCTACTATTTTTTTATCGCGATGGGGAGTAG
- a CDS encoding Fur family transcriptional regulator has protein sequence MEDRVERIKKQLHTAGYKLTPQREATVRVLLEHEEDHLSAEDVYLLVKEKSPEIGLATVYRTLELLTELKIVDKINFGDGVSRYDLRKEGAAHFHHHLVCIECGSVAEIQEDLLEEVEAIVERDWKFKIKDHRLTFHGICYRCQQKHEEEQNEK, from the coding sequence ATGGAAGATCGAGTTGAACGAATTAAGAAGCAGTTGCATACGGCTGGTTACAAGCTAACGCCGCAGCGGGAAGCGACGGTGCGTGTTTTATTAGAGCATGAGGAAGATCATTTAAGTGCGGAAGATGTCTACCTCCTCGTTAAAGAGAAATCCCCGGAAATCGGGTTAGCTACTGTGTATCGGACGCTTGAGCTATTAACCGAGCTGAAAATTGTCGATAAAATTAATTTTGGAGATGGAGTGTCTCGCTACGACCTTCGCAAAGAAGGGGCGGCGCACTTTCATCATCACTTAGTGTGCATCGAATGCGGTTCGGTAGCGGAAATTCAAGAGGATTTATTAGAGGAAGTAGAAGCGATTGTAGAGCGAGATTGGAAGTTTAAAATTAAAGATCATCGCTTGACATTCCATGGCATTTGCTATCGCTGCCAGCAAAAACATGAGGAAGAACAAAACGAAAAGTAA
- a CDS encoding TIGR00375 family protein, which yields MHNYYVDLHIHIGRTASGRPVKITGAKSLKLMNILYEAAHVKGLNMVGIIDCHVPEVLDELERGMNKKGWYEHKDGGVIAGEVTLLLGSEIEVYDEHCQGPIHVLAFLPTIQAMRAFSGWLKERIKNISLSSQRMYGTGRELQAAVKQLGGLFIPAHAFTPFKSLYGKGVKKSLTEVFDPDWIDAIELGLSADTEMADQIAELHRYPYLSNSDAHSLRKIAREYQAVSMSDPTFAELEKALKRQNGRGIIANYGLNPKLGKYHQTTCERCFQPMNPEDERCPACGHHRQVKGVFDRLQELKTGGVPPKRPPYIHQVPLEFIPGLGPKTYKKLLDRFGTEMYVLHQATEEELEQAVGEKLAKSIILARRGELPIQAGGGGKYGKVFSE from the coding sequence ATGCATAACTATTATGTCGATTTACATATTCATATCGGCCGCACTGCTTCCGGCCGGCCTGTAAAAATTACCGGCGCGAAATCATTAAAGTTGATGAACATTTTGTACGAGGCGGCGCATGTCAAAGGACTGAATATGGTCGGCATCATTGACTGCCATGTTCCTGAAGTGCTCGATGAATTAGAACGAGGAATGAACAAAAAAGGCTGGTACGAGCATAAGGACGGTGGTGTCATCGCCGGTGAGGTGACGCTTTTATTAGGAAGCGAAATCGAGGTTTATGACGAACATTGCCAAGGACCGATTCATGTACTTGCCTTTTTGCCGACGATTCAGGCGATGCGCGCGTTTTCCGGGTGGCTGAAGGAGCGGATAAAAAACATTTCACTCAGCTCGCAGCGCATGTACGGCACGGGGCGCGAGCTGCAGGCGGCCGTTAAACAATTAGGAGGATTGTTTATTCCCGCCCATGCGTTTACGCCGTTTAAAAGCTTGTACGGCAAAGGAGTGAAGAAAAGCTTAACGGAAGTGTTTGATCCCGATTGGATTGACGCCATCGAATTGGGGTTAAGCGCGGATACAGAGATGGCGGACCAAATTGCCGAATTGCACCGCTACCCATACCTTTCCAATTCCGATGCTCATTCGCTACGGAAAATCGCGCGCGAGTACCAAGCTGTAAGCATGAGCGACCCGACATTTGCCGAGCTGGAAAAAGCGCTCAAGCGGCAGAATGGACGTGGAATCATCGCCAATTATGGACTAAATCCAAAACTTGGAAAATATCACCAAACAACATGCGAGCGCTGTTTCCAACCGATGAATCCCGAGGATGAACGCTGCCCGGCCTGCGGCCATCATCGGCAAGTGAAAGGGGTATTTGACCGGCTGCAAGAGCTGAAAACAGGCGGCGTTCCGCCAAAGCGTCCACCGTATATTCATCAAGTGCCGCTGGAGTTTATCCCTGGCCTTGGTCCGAAAACATATAAAAAACTGCTCGACCGCTTCGGCACGGAAATGTACGTGCTTCATCAAGCGACAGAGGAAGAACTGGAGCAGGCCGTCGGAGAAAAGCTAGCAAAATCTATTATTTTGGCGCGCCGGGGAGAACTCCCGATTCAAGCTGGGGGCGGCGGAAAATATGGAAAAGTTTTTTCCGAATAG
- a CDS encoding aldo/keto reductase, with amino-acid sequence MKKRRIGLSDLYVSEIGLGCMSLGTDEKKAIRIIHEALERGINYLDTADLYDRGLNEEFVGKAVKGKRDQVIIATKVGNRWEEGKDGWFWDPSKQYIKAEVKESLRRLQTDYIDLYQLHGGTIDDPIDETIEAFEELKQEGVIRYYGISSIRPNVIREYAKRSNIVSVMMQYSLLDRRPEEWFPLLREHHISVIARGPVAKGLLTERPLEAASDSVKENGYLDYTYDELKTLLPKLKEKTAERRSFTATALQFCLYDPIVAAVIPGASSVEQLVENINAASAPLLTEEEYEWLRQHTKASVYEMHR; translated from the coding sequence ATGAAAAAACGCCGCATCGGTTTATCCGATTTATATGTCAGCGAAATCGGGCTCGGCTGCATGTCGCTTGGCACGGATGAGAAAAAAGCGATCCGCATTATTCACGAGGCGCTCGAACGGGGCATTAACTATTTGGATACGGCGGATTTGTATGACCGCGGACTTAACGAAGAATTTGTCGGCAAAGCGGTGAAAGGGAAACGAGACCAAGTCATCATCGCGACAAAAGTCGGCAACCGCTGGGAAGAAGGAAAAGACGGCTGGTTTTGGGACCCGTCAAAACAATACATTAAAGCGGAAGTAAAAGAAAGCTTGCGCCGCCTGCAAACGGATTACATCGATTTATACCAGCTCCATGGCGGCACGATCGACGATCCGATCGACGAAACGATTGAAGCGTTTGAAGAATTAAAACAAGAAGGAGTGATCCGCTACTACGGTATTTCCTCGATTCGTCCCAATGTCATCCGTGAATATGCTAAGCGCTCGAACATCGTCAGCGTCATGATGCAGTACAGCTTGCTTGACCGCCGCCCGGAAGAGTGGTTTCCGCTGCTGCGCGAACATCATATTAGCGTCATCGCCCGCGGGCCTGTCGCAAAAGGGCTGCTGACGGAGCGGCCATTAGAGGCGGCAAGCGATTCCGTCAAAGAAAACGGCTATCTTGACTATACATATGACGAATTGAAGACACTGCTCCCAAAACTGAAGGAAAAAACTGCCGAACGCCGTTCATTTACGGCAACGGCGCTGCAGTTTTGCTTGTATGACCCGATTGTCGCCGCCGTCATTCCAGGAGCGAGCAGCGTTGAGCAGCTCGTCGAAAACATAAACGCCGCTTCCGCCCCACTCTTAACAGAGGAAGAATATGAATGGCTTCGTCAGCATACGAAAGCCTCGGTATATGAAATGCATCGATAA
- a CDS encoding NUDIX domain-containing protein: MDHLVEKTIRKEKIFSGKVVQLYVEDVQLPNGKTSKREVIKHPGAVAVIPITKDGKLVLVRQYRKALERVLVEIPAGKLEKGEEPFATAQRELEEETGYCAQSMRHIVSFYTSPGFADELIHLYMAEGLEKLEDAASLDEDEFVDVLEVTLEEALEMMEKQEIYDAKTAYALQYLQLRRVMGENHA; this comes from the coding sequence ATGGACCATTTAGTGGAAAAAACGATTCGCAAAGAAAAAATATTTAGCGGCAAAGTTGTTCAATTGTATGTAGAAGACGTACAACTGCCAAACGGGAAAACGAGCAAGCGGGAAGTTATTAAACATCCGGGAGCGGTGGCGGTGATTCCGATTACAAAAGACGGGAAGCTCGTGCTTGTCCGCCAATACCGTAAAGCGCTTGAACGCGTATTAGTGGAAATTCCGGCGGGCAAGTTAGAAAAAGGGGAAGAGCCGTTTGCCACGGCACAGCGTGAATTAGAAGAGGAAACAGGCTATTGCGCTCAGTCGATGCGCCATATCGTGTCATTTTATACGTCGCCGGGATTTGCCGATGAGCTGATTCATTTATATATGGCGGAGGGGCTGGAGAAATTGGAAGATGCCGCATCACTCGATGAAGATGAATTTGTCGATGTTTTGGAAGTGACGTTGGAGGAGGCGCTGGAAATGATGGAAAAACAAGAAATTTATGATGCGAAAACGGCGTATGCCCTGCAATATTTGCAGCTACGCCGTGTCATGGGAGAAAACCATGCATAA
- the deoB gene encoding phosphopentomutase, translating into MVRTYKRVFLIVMDSVGIGEAPDAEKYNDKGADTLGHIAEHRGGLHMPNMAKLGLSNIREIKGVPKAEKPLAYYTKMQEASAGKDTMTGHWEIMGLRIDKPFRVFPNGFPKELIDELEKRTGRKVIGNKPASGTAIIEELGKEHMETGAIIVYTSADSVLQIAAHEEIVPLEELYNICKIARELTLDEKYMVGRVIARPFIGTPGNFQRTANRHDYALKPFGRTVMNELKDAGYEVIAIGKISDIYDNEGVTQSLRTKSNMDGMDKLVDTLKMDFTGLSFVNLVDFDAMYGHRRDPKGYGDALEEFDARLSDVFPLLKDDDLLIITADHGNDPIHHGTDHTREYVPLLVYSPSMNGGKELPIRKTFADVGATIADNFQVKMPPNGTSFLADLR; encoded by the coding sequence ATGGTTCGTACATATAAACGCGTTTTTTTAATCGTGATGGATTCGGTCGGGATTGGCGAGGCACCCGACGCCGAAAAATATAACGACAAAGGCGCGGATACGCTCGGTCATATCGCCGAGCATCGCGGCGGCCTGCACATGCCGAACATGGCGAAGCTTGGCTTAAGCAACATCCGCGAGATTAAAGGAGTACCGAAAGCGGAAAAACCACTTGCTTATTATACAAAAATGCAGGAAGCATCTGCTGGGAAAGATACGATGACAGGTCATTGGGAAATTATGGGGCTCCGTATTGACAAACCGTTTCGCGTATTTCCAAACGGCTTTCCGAAAGAGCTGATTGACGAGTTAGAAAAACGGACAGGGCGCAAAGTGATCGGCAACAAGCCGGCCAGCGGAACGGCGATTATTGAGGAGCTTGGCAAAGAACATATGGAAACAGGAGCGATCATCGTTTATACGTCAGCGGACTCAGTGCTGCAAATCGCCGCTCATGAAGAAATTGTGCCGCTTGAAGAGCTATATAACATTTGTAAAATTGCTCGCGAATTGACGCTGGATGAAAAATATATGGTCGGCCGTGTCATCGCGCGTCCGTTTATCGGCACGCCGGGCAATTTTCAGCGTACCGCCAACCGTCATGATTATGCGTTAAAGCCGTTCGGCCGCACGGTGATGAACGAGCTGAAAGACGCGGGGTATGAAGTGATTGCGATCGGGAAAATTTCCGATATTTACGATAACGAAGGAGTGACGCAGTCGCTCCGCACCAAATCGAATATGGATGGCATGGATAAATTAGTGGATACGCTGAAAATGGATTTTACCGGACTCAGTTTCGTCAATCTCGTTGATTTTGACGCCATGTACGGCCATCGCCGCGATCCAAAAGGATACGGAGATGCGCTAGAGGAATTTGACGCCCGTCTTTCCGATGTGTTTCCGCTTTTAAAAGACGATGATTTATTAATCATTACGGCGGACCATGGAAACGATCCGATTCACCATGGGACTGATCATACGCGCGAATACGTTCCGCTTCTTGTTTACAGTCCAAGCATGAACGGTGGCAAAGAACTGCCGATCCGCAAAACGTTTGCTGATGTCGGCGCGACGATTGCGGATAATTTCCAAGTGAAGATGCCACCAAACGGAACAAGCTTTTTAGCCGATCTAAGGTAG
- a CDS encoding DUF3886 domain-containing protein, with translation MNKRQKNQVDELLTLKDRLNEELFAKLKEKKRELEQQEQRRKEEEEARRREEQRKREKQKTFEELLNESNLDWRNFK, from the coding sequence GTGAACAAGAGACAAAAAAATCAAGTAGACGAATTGCTGACGCTGAAGGATCGCTTAAATGAGGAATTGTTTGCTAAGCTGAAGGAGAAAAAACGAGAATTGGAACAACAAGAACAGCGCCGAAAAGAGGAAGAAGAAGCACGGAGACGCGAGGAGCAGCGTAAACGTGAAAAACAAAAAACATTTGAAGAGCTGCTGAATGAGAGCAATTTGGATTGGCGGAATTTTAAGTAA
- the spoIIM gene encoding stage II sporulation protein M: MRRHTLKSIVAAHMREHASMYLFVIVLFLMGVIFGAIVVNSLNFSQKQDLYYYLTQFFGQVSKGNLASAQDMFQQSYFDNLKYVGLMWVLGISIIGLPIILILLFLKGIVVGFTVGFLVNQMGWQGFLLSFVSVMPQNLIIIPAFIVMGVISVSFSLQMVRNQFMKRTHEPVFPMIMRYTMTMLVISVSLLVSSSLEAYVSPFFMKQIIQLVSN; encoded by the coding sequence ATGAGAAGACATACGCTGAAATCAATCGTTGCCGCACATATGCGCGAGCATGCGTCCATGTATTTATTTGTCATCGTCCTATTTTTAATGGGAGTTATTTTTGGAGCAATTGTCGTTAACAGCCTCAATTTCAGCCAAAAGCAAGATTTGTACTATTATTTGACGCAATTTTTTGGACAAGTGTCCAAAGGAAATCTTGCCAGCGCGCAAGATATGTTTCAACAAAGTTATTTTGATAATTTAAAATATGTCGGTTTAATGTGGGTGTTGGGCATTTCCATTATCGGCCTTCCGATCATTTTAATTTTGCTATTTTTAAAAGGGATCGTCGTCGGGTTTACAGTTGGATTTTTAGTCAACCAGATGGGGTGGCAAGGCTTTTTATTATCCTTTGTCTCGGTCATGCCGCAAAATTTAATTATCATTCCTGCTTTTATTGTCATGGGAGTCATTTCGGTGTCGTTCTCTCTGCAGATGGTGCGCAACCAGTTTATGAAGCGGACGCATGAGCCGGTCTTCCCAATGATCATGCGCTATACGATGACAATGCTCGTCATTAGTGTCAGTTTGCTTGTTTCCTCTTCGTTAGAAGCGTATGTTTCCCCATTTTTCATGAAGCAAATTATTCAGTTAGTTAGCAATTAA
- the xerD gene encoding site-specific tyrosine recombinase XerD: MEHELKDFLHYLTVERNLANNTIVSYERDLKKYAHYLRHVEQIHSWNDVSRLHIMQFLKFLKEKGNSAKTIARHIASIRSFHQFLLREKIAEQDPSVHIESPQMERTLPKVLSMEEVEALLEAPKTNTPFGIRDKAMLELLYATGMRVSELVNLNLSDVHLTMGFVRCYGKGNKERIVPIGSMAIKALKEYLERARPQLIDPKKRTTDALFLNHHGQRLTRQGFWKILKRLAKEANIEKELTPHTLRHSFATHLLENGADLRAVQELLGHADISTTQIYTHVTKTRLKDVYKQYHPRA, encoded by the coding sequence TTGGAACATGAATTGAAAGATTTTCTTCATTATTTAACAGTAGAACGGAATTTGGCGAACAATACGATCGTTTCCTATGAAAGAGATTTAAAGAAGTACGCGCACTATTTGCGCCACGTCGAGCAAATTCATTCATGGAACGACGTATCACGCCTGCATATTATGCAGTTTTTAAAGTTTTTAAAAGAAAAGGGGAATTCGGCGAAAACGATTGCCCGTCATATCGCTTCCATCCGCTCGTTCCATCAGTTTCTGCTCCGCGAAAAAATAGCGGAGCAAGATCCGTCGGTACATATTGAATCACCGCAAATGGAGCGGACGTTGCCAAAGGTGTTGTCCATGGAGGAAGTAGAGGCGTTGCTAGAGGCGCCGAAGACGAATACACCGTTTGGCATTCGCGACAAGGCGATGCTCGAGCTGTTGTATGCGACCGGTATGCGCGTCAGTGAGCTAGTAAACTTAAATCTTTCCGATGTGCATTTGACGATGGGGTTTGTCCGCTGCTACGGAAAAGGAAATAAAGAGCGCATCGTGCCGATCGGCAGCATGGCGATTAAAGCCTTAAAAGAATATTTGGAACGTGCCCGCCCGCAGCTTATCGATCCAAAAAAACGGACAACCGATGCCTTGTTTTTAAACCATCATGGGCAACGTTTGACACGGCAAGGGTTTTGGAAAATTTTGAAGAGACTTGCGAAAGAAGCAAACATCGAAAAAGAGCTGACGCCGCATACGCTAAGGCATTCGTTTGCCACCCATCTCCTTGAAAACGGCGCCGATTTGCGCGCCGTGCAAGAGCTGTTAGGACATGCCGATATTTCCACGACGCAAATTTATACGCATGTCACAAAGACACGCTTAAAAGATGTGTATAAGCAATATCATCCGCGCGCATAG
- a CDS encoding YqkC family protein, which yields MNDKLNQLKNVAKQKTWVSFLHENDPYSLLHWSIAGPYHEPKDVWLLQNEMTFETKEFATLDEAVAWMDEHMPHITEIL from the coding sequence ATGAACGATAAGTTAAATCAGCTAAAAAATGTGGCAAAGCAAAAAACATGGGTATCGTTTTTGCATGAAAACGACCCGTACAGTTTGTTGCATTGGTCGATCGCTGGCCCTTATCACGAGCCAAAAGACGTTTGGCTTTTGCAGAATGAGATGACGTTTGAAACGAAAGAATTCGCCACGCTCGACGAGGCGGTGGCGTGGATGGATGAACATATGCCGCATATTACGGAAATCTTATAA